A single Alcanivorax borkumensis SK2 DNA region contains:
- a CDS encoding D-alanyl-D-alanine carboxypeptidase family protein yields MRPQSFRFTVLALFALFGTAFSLLAQAQMVPRAPQIDAKGYLLMDATSGQIIVERNADQRLPPASLTKMMTAYIAEAELQKGNISEKDMAPISVQAWQMGGSRMFVREGTRVPVGDLLRGIIIQSGNDASVAMAEYIAGSEDAFADLMNQHANRLGMDNSHFMNATGWPAENHFTTAKDMAILARAIVRDFPDHYDLYAKKEFTYNGITQQNRNLLLWRDPSVDGLKTGHTDEAGYCLVSSAKKDGMRLIAVVMGTDSEGARARESQKLLTYGFRFFETYKAYSAGDVLDTVDVWMGEQNQLRLGLAEDLVLTIPRESHESLKAEISVTPQLEAPIVEGQQYGSLTVRMNNDVLVKKPLVALEAVEEAGLFTKLWHHLMLFFKGLF; encoded by the coding sequence ATGCGTCCCCAGTCTTTTCGATTTACCGTTTTAGCTCTCTTTGCTTTATTTGGCACCGCTTTTTCCCTCCTGGCTCAAGCGCAAATGGTGCCCCGTGCGCCACAAATCGATGCCAAAGGCTACTTGCTGATGGATGCAACCAGCGGCCAAATCATCGTCGAGCGTAACGCAGATCAACGCCTACCTCCGGCCAGCCTAACAAAGATGATGACAGCCTACATTGCTGAAGCGGAGCTGCAGAAAGGCAATATTTCCGAGAAAGACATGGCGCCAATCAGCGTTCAGGCTTGGCAAATGGGCGGTTCACGCATGTTCGTACGCGAAGGGACCCGAGTTCCGGTGGGGGACTTGCTGCGAGGCATCATCATCCAGTCCGGTAACGACGCCAGCGTGGCCATGGCCGAATACATTGCCGGTTCCGAAGATGCCTTTGCCGATTTGATGAACCAACACGCTAACCGTCTGGGCATGGACAACAGCCATTTCATGAACGCCACTGGCTGGCCGGCGGAAAACCATTTCACCACCGCCAAGGACATGGCCATTCTAGCCCGCGCCATCGTGCGAGATTTTCCCGATCACTACGACCTATACGCCAAAAAGGAATTTACCTACAACGGCATCACTCAACAAAACCGCAACCTGCTACTGTGGCGTGACCCCTCTGTGGACGGCCTTAAAACCGGACATACCGATGAAGCCGGCTATTGCCTGGTCTCTTCCGCTAAAAAAGACGGTATGCGTCTAATCGCCGTGGTCATGGGTACCGATTCTGAAGGCGCACGCGCCCGTGAATCACAAAAGCTACTGACCTACGGTTTCCGCTTCTTCGAAACCTACAAAGCGTATAGCGCTGGCGATGTCCTTGATACCGTCGATGTATGGATGGGCGAACAGAACCAACTTCGTCTAGGCCTAGCTGAAGACTTGGTACTGACCATCCCCCGTGAAAGCCATGAAAGCCTGAAAGCGGAAATCAGTGTTACTCCACAGCTGGAAGCGCCTATCGTGGAAGGCCAACAATACGGCTCCCTCACCGTCCGCATGAACAATGATGTGCTGGTTAAAAAACCATTGGTGGCATTGGAAGCCGTTGAAGAAGCTGGCCTCTTCACCAAGCTTTGGCATCACCTTATGCTGTTCTTCAAAGGGCTGTTCTAG
- a CDS encoding YbeD family protein yields MAIQEHLWEFPHDMQLKVMGAIDSPLEAALIEILNTHLEDFDADKHLNSKPSSKGTFISFTAKVTMRNREQVEAIYKALSDSPHVKVTL; encoded by the coding sequence ATGGCCATTCAGGAACATTTGTGGGAATTCCCCCATGACATGCAGTTAAAAGTCATGGGGGCCATCGACTCCCCCCTTGAAGCCGCGCTTATCGAGATTCTCAACACCCACCTTGAGGATTTTGACGCAGACAAACACCTGAACAGTAAACCCAGCAGCAAAGGCACCTTCATTTCTTTCACTGCGAAGGTCACCATGCGCAACCGGGAACAGGTAGAGGCCATTTACAAGGCGCTCAGTGATTCTCCCCATGTGAAAGTGACGCTTTAA
- a CDS encoding D-amino acid aminotransferase produces the protein MTQVYLNGAFMAPADATISPMDRGFLFADGIYEVIPAYNGVLFRFEEHLIRLERSLAEVDIRNPHSRAQWRERCEQLLRANGGGNLSVYLQVTRGAAEKRDHAFPSPAVTPTVFMMTNPIAIPAADSPETAVGARAITLDDIRWARCDIKSVSLLPNSLLRQQAVAAGASEAILLRDGFVTEGSASNVFIAKAGTIATPPKSHAILGGITRDLVVELCHQHGLALEEREITEMQLRQADEIWITSSTKEVVPVIQLNNAIIGNGMPGPLWKALAHHYVQHKRRLCGLDAPNAHD, from the coding sequence ATGACTCAGGTTTATCTCAACGGCGCCTTCATGGCGCCAGCAGATGCAACGATATCCCCCATGGATCGGGGCTTTCTGTTTGCCGACGGGATTTACGAAGTGATACCAGCCTATAACGGCGTATTATTCCGCTTCGAAGAACACCTGATCCGCCTGGAACGCTCGCTGGCAGAAGTCGACATTCGCAATCCCCACAGCCGGGCACAGTGGCGAGAACGATGTGAACAACTACTGCGCGCCAATGGCGGCGGCAATCTCTCGGTTTACCTGCAAGTCACCCGTGGCGCTGCTGAAAAGCGCGATCATGCGTTCCCGTCGCCCGCCGTCACCCCCACTGTATTCATGATGACCAACCCGATAGCGATTCCTGCCGCCGACAGCCCAGAAACCGCCGTTGGCGCTCGCGCAATCACCCTGGATGATATTCGCTGGGCCCGTTGCGATATTAAGTCCGTCTCCTTGCTGCCCAACAGCCTACTCCGCCAACAAGCCGTGGCCGCCGGGGCCAGCGAAGCCATTTTGCTGCGCGACGGCTTTGTTACCGAAGGCTCGGCCAGCAATGTCTTCATCGCCAAGGCCGGCACCATTGCGACCCCCCCAAAAAGCCATGCCATTCTTGGCGGCATTACCCGGGATCTGGTGGTAGAGCTGTGCCACCAGCACGGCCTCGCACTAGAAGAGCGTGAAATCACTGAAATGCAGTTACGCCAAGCAGATGAAATCTGGATCACCAGTTCGACCAAGGAAGTGGTGCCCGTAATTCAGCTCAACAACGCTATAATAGGGAATGGAATGCCGGGGCCATTATGGAAAGCCCTTGCGCATCACTACGTCCAGCATAAACGCCGACTTTGCGGGCTTGATGCCCCAAACGCGCACGACTGA